The Breoghania sp. genome has a segment encoding these proteins:
- the gyrA gene encoding DNA gyrase subunit A, whose translation MKRSYLDYAMSVIVSRALPDVRDGLKPVHRRILFSMSENGYDWNKPYRKSARVVGDVMGKYHPHGDSAIYDALVRMAQDFSLRLPLIDGQGNFGSIDGDPAAAMRYTECRLEKVAHTLLDDLDKDTVDFQDNYDNSESEPTVIPARFPNLLVNGAGGIAVGMATNIPPHNLGEVIDASILLIDNPDATLDEVMEVVPGPDFPTAALVLGKSGIRQAYETGRGSVLMRGRVTTEEVRSGREALIIHEIPYQVNKASMIEKIAELVRDKRIEGISDIRDESDRSGMRVVIELKRDAVADVVLNQLYRFSPLQTSFGCNMVALNGGRPEQLGLMDFLRAFVAFREEVVSRRTKFLLAKARDRAHVLVGLAIAVANIDEVIKLIRHAPDPATARAQLMERNWPAMDVASLVELIDDPRHKVLEDGTYKLSEEQARAILDLRLQRLTALGRDEIGDELTKLGDQISDYLDILRSRPRIFSIIKDELIAVREEFATPRRTELLEGGADLDDEDLIAREEMVVTVSHGGYIKRVPLNTYRAQRRGGKGRSGMAMKEEDFVSRLFVVNTHTPVLFFSSRGIVYKLKVWRLPLGGPTSRGKALVNMLPLQPGEYINTIMPLPEDEDTWGELDVMFATTRGSVRRNKLSDFTQVNRNGKIAMKLEEEDGSIINVETCRESDDVLLTTALGQAIRFPVTAVRVFQSRSSTGVRGITLAENDSVISMSIVNHFEASSDERAEYLKRRRLMRGETEDVTLEGEDQEAVGGSELDESRYVAMSAIEQQILTVSENGFGKRTSSFEYRVTGRGGKGIAAMTVNERNGSLVASFPVEDSDQIMLVTDAGQLIRCPVDGIRVAGRSTQGVTVFHTAADERVVAVERISEDVIGGEETDEDDVAADGGEPPEGGAPEAGSSSDETPEA comes from the coding sequence ATGAAGCGCAGCTATCTCGATTACGCGATGAGCGTGATCGTGTCGCGTGCGCTCCCCGATGTTCGCGACGGCCTCAAGCCGGTGCATCGGCGCATCCTCTTCTCGATGTCCGAAAACGGCTATGACTGGAACAAGCCGTACCGCAAGTCGGCGCGTGTGGTCGGTGACGTCATGGGTAAATACCACCCCCATGGCGACAGCGCGATCTACGACGCATTGGTGCGTATGGCGCAGGACTTCTCCCTGCGCCTGCCGCTGATCGACGGGCAGGGCAATTTCGGCTCCATCGACGGTGATCCCGCCGCCGCGATGCGTTATACGGAATGTCGTCTTGAAAAGGTCGCGCACACGCTGCTCGACGACCTCGACAAGGACACCGTCGATTTCCAGGACAACTACGACAATTCCGAGAGCGAGCCGACCGTCATTCCGGCCCGCTTTCCCAATCTGCTCGTCAATGGTGCGGGCGGTATCGCCGTTGGTATGGCGACAAACATCCCTCCGCACAATCTGGGCGAAGTGATCGATGCCTCCATCCTGTTGATCGACAATCCGGACGCCACCCTCGACGAGGTGATGGAAGTCGTTCCGGGGCCGGATTTCCCGACCGCAGCTCTCGTTCTTGGCAAGTCGGGTATCCGTCAGGCCTATGAGACGGGGCGCGGCTCGGTTCTGATGCGTGGTCGTGTGACCACAGAAGAGGTGCGCAGCGGCCGTGAGGCGCTGATCATCCACGAGATCCCGTATCAGGTGAACAAGGCTTCGATGATCGAGAAGATCGCGGAGCTTGTGCGCGACAAGCGCATTGAGGGCATCTCCGATATCCGTGACGAGTCCGACCGTTCGGGCATGCGCGTGGTGATCGAGCTGAAACGCGACGCGGTTGCCGACGTCGTCCTCAACCAGCTCTACCGCTTCTCGCCGCTCCAGACTTCCTTCGGCTGCAACATGGTTGCCCTGAACGGCGGTCGTCCGGAGCAGCTCGGTCTGATGGATTTCCTTCGGGCTTTCGTTGCCTTCCGCGAGGAAGTTGTCAGCCGCCGCACCAAGTTCCTGCTGGCCAAGGCGCGTGACCGTGCCCATGTGCTGGTCGGCCTTGCCATCGCGGTTGCCAATATCGACGAGGTTATCAAGCTCATCCGCCACGCGCCGGACCCGGCTACGGCCCGCGCCCAGTTGATGGAGCGCAACTGGCCCGCCATGGACGTTGCCTCGCTGGTGGAACTGATCGACGACCCGCGCCACAAGGTTCTCGAAGACGGCACCTACAAGCTGTCGGAAGAGCAGGCGCGTGCCATCCTCGATCTTCGCCTGCAGCGTCTTACGGCCCTCGGCCGCGACGAAATCGGCGACGAACTGACCAAGCTCGGCGACCAGATCTCCGATTACCTGGATATTCTTCGTTCGCGCCCGCGGATCTTCTCCATCATCAAGGACGAACTGATCGCCGTGCGCGAAGAGTTCGCCACGCCCCGTCGTACCGAGTTGCTGGAAGGCGGCGCGGACCTTGACGACGAGGATCTGATCGCGCGTGAGGAAATGGTCGTGACCGTTTCCCACGGCGGCTACATCAAGCGCGTTCCTCTGAACACCTACCGTGCACAGCGTCGCGGCGGCAAGGGGCGCTCCGGCATGGCGATGAAGGAGGAGGATTTCGTCTCCCGTCTCTTCGTCGTCAACACGCACACGCCGGTTCTGTTCTTCTCCTCGCGCGGCATCGTCTACAAGCTGAAAGTGTGGCGTCTGCCGCTTGGCGGACCGACTTCGCGCGGCAAGGCGCTGGTCAACATGCTGCCGCTTCAGCCGGGCGAATACATCAACACGATCATGCCTTTGCCAGAGGATGAGGATACGTGGGGCGAACTGGACGTGATGTTCGCGACGACCCGCGGCTCCGTCCGGCGCAACAAGCTGTCCGATTTCACGCAGGTGAACCGGAATGGCAAGATCGCCATGAAGCTGGAAGAGGAAGACGGCTCGATCATCAATGTCGAGACCTGCCGCGAGAGTGACGACGTCCTGCTGACGACGGCACTCGGTCAGGCGATCCGTTTCCCTGTGACCGCTGTTCGCGTGTTCCAGAGCCGCTCGTCCACGGGTGTGCGCGGCATCACGCTTGCCGAGAACGATAGCGTCATCTCCATGTCTATCGTCAATCACTTCGAGGCATCGTCTGATGAGCGGGCGGAATATCTGAAGCGTCGCCGCCTGATGCGTGGCGAGACGGAAGATGTGACGCTGGAAGGGGAAGATCAGGAAGCCGTTGGCGGCAGCGAGCTTGATGAAAGCCGCTACGTGGCAATGAGCGCCATCGAGCAACAAATCCTGACCGTTTCGGAAAACGGCTTCGGCAAGCGCACGTCGTCGTTCGAGTATCGGGTCACCGGCCGCGGCGGCAAGGGCATCGCGGCAATGACCGTGAACGAGCGCAATGGCAGCCTCGTTGCGTCCTTCCCCGTCGAGGATTCCGACCAGATCATGCTGGTGACCGATGCGGGTCAGCTTATCCGGTGTCCGGTTGACGGCATCCGTGTTGCGGGCCGGTCCACGCAGGGCGTGACTGTTTTCCATACGGCTGCTGATGAGCGTGTCGTGGCGGTTGAGCGCATCTCCGAGGATGTGATTGGCGGCGAGGAAACCGATGAGGACGACGTCGCGGCTGACGGGGGCGAGCCCCCTGAAGGCGGGGCGCCCGAAGCGGGGTCCAGTTCAGACGAGACGCCTGAAGCCTGA
- a CDS encoding MarC family protein, whose amino-acid sequence MLAEYLINAFATLFVTIDPIGLAPMFLAVTPGLAGAERRTIAIRAVCISAALLLAFIFCGKPLLTVLGISVPAFQVSGGLLLFVIAFEMIFGHRAQRKSDTADKLAQPEPDHHGHGQDVSVFPLAIPLIAGPASISAVILLSSQAETGMELAGLITVALSILGLCFVIFLLADTIERLMGATVQLVLTRLLGVLLAALSVQFVADGAKAFFGG is encoded by the coding sequence ATGCTTGCCGAATACCTCATCAACGCGTTTGCGACGCTGTTTGTCACAATTGACCCTATTGGCCTCGCGCCGATGTTTCTTGCGGTCACACCGGGCCTTGCGGGCGCCGAACGGCGCACCATCGCGATACGGGCGGTATGCATCTCCGCCGCCCTGCTCCTGGCTTTCATATTTTGCGGCAAGCCGCTCCTGACCGTTCTCGGGATATCGGTGCCCGCATTCCAGGTCTCCGGTGGCCTGCTGCTTTTCGTGATCGCCTTCGAGATGATCTTTGGCCATCGGGCCCAACGAAAGAGCGACACCGCCGACAAGCTCGCGCAGCCTGAGCCGGACCACCATGGCCATGGGCAGGATGTCTCCGTGTTCCCGCTGGCCATCCCGCTTATCGCGGGTCCGGCGTCCATCAGTGCGGTGATCCTTCTGTCATCGCAGGCGGAAACGGGCATGGAGCTGGCCGGGCTCATCACCGTGGCGCTGTCCATTCTTGGCCTGTGTTTCGTGATTTTCCTGCTGGCGGACACCATCGAAAGGCTGATGGGCGCAACGGTCCAGCTTGTGCTCACGCGGCTTCTGGGTGTTCTTCTGGCCGCCTTGAGCGTGCAATTTGTCGCCGACGGCGCAAAGGCATTTTTCGGAGGCTAA
- a CDS encoding efflux RND transporter permease subunit produces MKLGISGNLTRGFIRSPLTPLLLFAALVLGVVALITLPREEEPQISVPMVDIMVRADGLKAQDAVKLVTEPLETIVKAIPGVEHVYSQTVDDQVMVTARFYVGTSSDEAILRVHEKIRANMDRIPTGIPEPLVIGRGVDDVAIVVATLTPKPDAAARWTSSGLYDLADELRIELSRLEDVGLTYIVGGTTNQIRIEPEPEKLSLYGVTLDQLMGKVQSANRSFMAGQVRDGGKAVSVAAGQTLSGVPDIGLLLLTTRDGRPVYVKDVARTVVGPAEVESRVWNVEKQADGALTRLPAVSVAVAKRPGANAVVIAEEVLHHIEDLKGRLIPESIEVKITRDYGDTANEKANELLLHLGLATISIVLLVGFSIGWREGLVVFVVIPTTILLTLFAAKIMGYTINRVSLFALIFSIGILVDDAIVVIENISRHWAMKDGRDRVQGAIEAVAEVGNPTIIATLTVVAALLPMMFVSGMMGPYMSPIPANASAAMVFSFFVAVVLTPWLMLRLAGKAPAHHAHDAHGDGMDAGGVMGRVYRAAARPVLVSKGHALTFLLLVGVATIGSMVLIYTKDVTVKLLPFDNKSEVQVILDMPEGTALEDTDRVLDQAVALLVDIPEITSIQSHAGTAAPFNFNGLVRHYFLRSSQELGDLQVNLLPKGERSRESHDVALEIRERLKALDVPSGTSVKVVEVPPGPPVLSTLLAEVYGPDAKTRRAVADKLQALFEEVPFIVDVDNSHGEPSERLRFSIDQENLEYHGVSEADVYNAIQSLLGETTVGYSHRGEGRRPIAITLALPKNERALSERLLATPVPANALPGNRGVVELGDVLTITREPSSYLIFRHNLRPVEMIQADLAGEYEAPIYGMLAVQDKIDQTDWGDLPKPQVVLHGQPVSDAQVAVLWDGEWEVTWVTFRDMGAAFMVALLAIYFLVVGQFSSFKLPLVILTPVPLTLIGIMIGHWLFGAPFSATSMIGFIALAGIIVRNSILLVDFVRHARTPDRPLKDVLLEAGSIRFKPILLTALAAMIGAVTILTDPIFQGLAISLLFGLASSTLLTVLVIPAIYVVLRDDGKPMS; encoded by the coding sequence ATGAAGCTCGGGATTTCTGGAAATCTGACGCGGGGCTTTATCCGGTCGCCGCTGACCCCGCTGTTGCTCTTTGCAGCGCTGGTGCTGGGCGTGGTCGCGCTCATCACCCTGCCGCGCGAGGAGGAACCCCAGATCTCCGTGCCCATGGTGGATATCATGGTGCGCGCAGATGGCCTCAAGGCGCAGGATGCGGTCAAGCTTGTCACGGAGCCGCTGGAAACCATCGTCAAGGCGATTCCCGGCGTTGAGCATGTCTATAGCCAGACCGTCGATGATCAGGTGATGGTCACCGCGCGTTTCTATGTGGGAACGAGCTCCGACGAGGCGATCCTGCGCGTTCATGAAAAGATCCGCGCCAACATGGATCGCATCCCGACCGGCATTCCCGAGCCGCTGGTTATCGGACGCGGTGTCGATGATGTCGCTATTGTCGTTGCGACGCTGACGCCAAAGCCGGACGCCGCCGCGCGGTGGACGTCGAGCGGCTTGTATGATCTGGCCGATGAATTGCGGATCGAGCTTTCGCGTCTGGAGGATGTGGGGCTGACCTATATCGTCGGCGGGACGACGAACCAGATCCGGATCGAGCCGGAGCCGGAAAAACTATCGCTCTACGGTGTCACGCTCGACCAGCTTATGGGCAAGGTGCAATCGGCCAACCGCTCCTTCATGGCGGGGCAGGTGCGAGACGGGGGCAAGGCGGTTTCAGTCGCGGCCGGACAGACCTTGTCTGGTGTGCCCGATATCGGCCTCCTGCTGCTGACCACCCGAGATGGACGGCCGGTCTACGTGAAGGACGTTGCGCGTACGGTCGTGGGGCCAGCGGAAGTGGAATCTCGCGTCTGGAACGTTGAAAAACAGGCCGATGGCGCGCTGACGCGGCTTCCTGCCGTCTCTGTCGCGGTCGCCAAGCGCCCCGGGGCCAATGCCGTCGTCATCGCCGAGGAGGTTCTGCACCATATCGAGGATCTGAAGGGGCGACTGATCCCCGAATCCATCGAGGTGAAGATTACCCGCGACTACGGTGACACTGCGAACGAGAAGGCGAACGAACTCCTTTTGCATCTCGGTCTGGCAACGATTTCCATCGTGCTTCTGGTTGGCTTCTCAATTGGTTGGCGCGAGGGGCTGGTGGTTTTTGTCGTCATCCCGACGACGATCCTGCTGACGTTGTTTGCAGCCAAGATCATGGGATACACGATCAACCGTGTGAGCCTCTTTGCGCTGATTTTCTCGATCGGTATCCTCGTCGATGATGCCATCGTGGTGATCGAGAATATTTCGCGCCACTGGGCAATGAAGGACGGGCGCGACCGGGTTCAAGGGGCCATCGAAGCAGTGGCGGAGGTCGGCAATCCGACGATCATCGCCACGTTGACCGTGGTTGCGGCCCTTCTGCCGATGATGTTCGTCTCCGGCATGATGGGGCCCTACATGAGCCCGATCCCGGCCAACGCATCGGCCGCAATGGTGTTTTCCTTCTTCGTCGCGGTGGTGCTGACGCCGTGGCTGATGCTGCGCCTGGCCGGCAAGGCCCCGGCACATCATGCCCATGACGCCCACGGCGATGGCATGGATGCCGGTGGTGTCATGGGGCGCGTTTACCGCGCTGCCGCACGTCCTGTGCTTGTCAGCAAGGGGCACGCACTCACCTTCCTGCTGCTGGTTGGAGTGGCGACGATTGGCTCGATGGTGCTCATTTACACCAAGGACGTGACCGTCAAGCTCCTGCCCTTCGACAACAAATCCGAGGTGCAGGTGATCCTCGACATGCCGGAAGGCACGGCGCTGGAAGACACAGACCGGGTGCTTGACCAGGCGGTCGCCCTTCTGGTGGATATTCCGGAAATCACCTCCATCCAGTCCCACGCGGGCACGGCGGCGCCCTTCAATTTCAATGGTCTCGTGCGCCACTACTTCCTGCGCTCCTCTCAGGAATTGGGCGACCTTCAGGTGAACTTGCTGCCCAAGGGCGAACGCTCGCGCGAAAGCCATGATGTTGCGCTGGAGATCCGCGAGCGGTTGAAGGCGCTGGACGTGCCGTCGGGAACCTCTGTGAAGGTGGTGGAAGTGCCGCCGGGACCGCCGGTGCTCTCCACATTGCTGGCTGAGGTCTACGGCCCGGACGCCAAGACGCGACGCGCGGTTGCCGACAAGCTTCAGGCGCTCTTTGAAGAGGTGCCGTTCATCGTCGATGTGGACAACAGCCACGGCGAACCGAGCGAACGCCTGCGCTTTTCCATTGATCAGGAAAACCTGGAGTATCACGGCGTATCGGAGGCGGATGTCTATAACGCCATCCAGTCTCTGCTGGGTGAGACGACGGTTGGCTATTCGCATCGCGGCGAGGGGCGTCGCCCGATCGCGATCACGCTTGCGCTGCCCAAGAACGAACGCGCTCTGAGCGAACGCCTGCTGGCGACGCCGGTGCCTGCCAACGCCCTGCCGGGCAATCGCGGTGTGGTGGAACTGGGCGATGTGTTGACGATCACGCGGGAGCCGTCCTCCTACCTGATCTTCCGGCACAACCTACGCCCGGTTGAGATGATCCAGGCGGATCTGGCAGGCGAATACGAAGCCCCGATCTACGGCATGCTCGCCGTTCAGGACAAGATCGACCAGACCGACTGGGGCGATCTGCCCAAGCCTCAGGTCGTGCTCCATGGTCAGCCCGTCAGCGATGCTCAGGTGGCAGTGCTGTGGGACGGCGAATGGGAGGTGACATGGGTGACCTTCCGCGACATGGGCGCTGCCTTCATGGTGGCCTTGCTGGCGATCTATTTCCTCGTCGTCGGTCAGTTCAGCTCGTTCAAGCTGCCGCTGGTGATCCTCACCCCGGTGCCATTGACGCTGATCGGCATCATGATCGGGCACTGGCTGTTCGGGGCGCCCTTCAGTGCGACCTCGATGATCGGCTTTATCGCGCTTGCGGGCATCATCGTGCGCAACTCCATCCTTCTGGTGGATTTCGTTCGCCATGCCCGCACACCGGACAGGCCTTTGAAAGACGTACTACTGGAGGCCGGCTCGATCCGCTTCAAGCCGATCCTTTTGACGGCTCTGGCCGCCATGATCGGGGCTGTGACGATCCTGACGGACCCGATTTTCCAGGGGCTCGCCATCTCGCTGCTCTTTGGTCTTGCCTCGTCAACGCTGCTGACAGTGCTCGTCATCCCGGCGATCTACGTCGTGTTGCGCGACGATGGGAAGCCCATGAGCTGA